One Dioscorea cayenensis subsp. rotundata cultivar TDr96_F1 chromosome 15, TDr96_F1_v2_PseudoChromosome.rev07_lg8_w22 25.fasta, whole genome shotgun sequence genomic region harbors:
- the LOC120277147 gene encoding uncharacterized protein LOC120277147, which produces MDLDYALREPCPAPLTDQSSLEDRRVFERWERSNRIGLMIMKNTIPETFLDTTSDKRDIKQFLDTLEERFVRSDKAETSATLKKLVSMRYKGNRNIQEYVLDMCHLAGKLKSLKFEIPEDVLVHMVLISLPPQFSQFEVNYNCQKEKWTVNELISHLAQEEDRIKQREVESADFASSSH; this is translated from the coding sequence ATGGATCTAGACTATGCATTAAGAGAACCATGTCCTGCACCTCTTACAGATCAAAGCTCTCTTGAGGATAGGAGAGTTTTTGAGAGGTGGGAGCGGTCTAACCGTATAGGTCTAATGATCATGAAGAATACAATCCCGGAGACTTTTCTGGACACTACATCTGATAAAAGGGACATTAAGCAGTTCCTTGACACCCTGGAAGAACGCTTCGTAAGAAGTGATAAGGCGGAGACTAGTGCTACACTAAAGAAACTAGTTTCCATGAGGTATAAGGGTAATCGGAATATACAAGAGTACGTCCTTGATATGTGTCATCTAGCTGGAAAATTAAAGAGTTTGAAATTTGAGATACCAGAAGATGTTCTAGTGCATATGGTGTTGATTTCCCTCCCTCCTCAATTTAGTCAGTTTGAAGTGAATTATAACTGTCAAAAGGAAAAATGGACAGTAAATGAACTTATCTCACATTTAGCACAAGAGGAAGATCGGATAAAGCAACGTGAGGTTGAGAGTGCTGATTTTGCATCTTCAAGCCATTAG
- the LOC120277148 gene encoding G-type lectin S-receptor-like serine/threonine-protein kinase At2g19130, which produces MLLEIISGKRNSSKQYESGDNYFPLKAAIQVREGNVQCLLDSRLQGKANMDEVNRACRAACWCIQGIECERPTMGMVVQMLEGLLKVNMPPISSFLRGLVVYGESLLSSDILDEGRNQFVVPS; this is translated from the coding sequence ATGCTTTTGGAAATAATATCAGGGAAGAGAAATAGCAGCAAGCAATACGAAAGTGGAGACAATTATTTCCCTCTCAAGGCAGCAATTCAAGTGAGAGAAGGTAATGTTCAATGTTTGTTGGATAGTAGATTGCAGGGAAAGGCCAACATGGATGAAGTAAACAGAGCTTGCAGAGCTGCTTGCTGGTGTATTCAGGGCATAGAATGTGAAAGACCAACAATGGGAATGGTTGTTCAAATGCTGGAGGGGCTCCTCAAGGTTAATATGCCTCCAATTTCTAGTTTCCTTCGAGGCCTTGTTGTATATGGTGAAAGCTTATTATCTTCAGACATCTTAGACGAAGGAAGGAATCAGTTTGTTGTGCCTTCTTAG
- the LOC120277145 gene encoding G-type lectin S-receptor-like serine/threonine-protein kinase At2g19130, whose amino-acid sequence MPTRPRLEIIASTSAILVLKLFLISLDICVAHASDSITSNQSLSGDQKLFSVGGNFVLGFFTKDESSSKFYIGIWYKKVSELTPVWVANRATPVSDITKSLLHISPDGNLALLDQSKSLIWSTNTTIPSNSSTVAVLQDNGNLVLRDADNSANIFWQSFDNPTHINLPGSKSIFNKVTKVSKRLISWKNSQDPAPGLFSSGLQENNQSVLLWNMSKPYWTSGPWNGRTFSKEVPVRSSATMVNVTCDANSEEFYCSFNLNNNSRSHVILDFVMDVTGQLKAVLWEESTQRWNPFFAVPEAQCDVTALCGPFGRLHERKSPSSHGASRVFDQQVTNSLGFE is encoded by the exons ATGCCTACTAGGCCTAGGCTTG AAATCATTGCTTCAACAAGTGCAATCCTTGTTCTCAAGTTGTTCCTCATTTCTCTAGACATCTGTGTCGCCCATGCATCAGACTCCATCACTAGCAACCAATCCCTCTCTGGTGACCAGAAGCTCTTCTCTGTAGGTGGAAACTTTGTGCTTGGTTTCTTCACTAAAGATGAATCATCTAGCAAATTCTACATCGGCATATGGTACAAAAAAGTCTCAGAGCTGACCCCTGTCTGGGTGGCCAACAGAGCCACCCCAGTCTCAGACATCACCAAGTCTCTGCTTCATATCTCCCCAGACGGAAACTTGGCTCTGCTTGACCAATCCAAGTCCCTCATATGGTCCACCAACACCACCATCCCCTCCAATTCTTCCACAGTTGCTGTCCTCCAAGACAACGGGAACCTTGTCCTGAGAGATGCTGACAACTCTGCTAACATCTTCTGGCAGAGTTTCGACAACCCAACTCATATTAATCTTCCTGGAAGCAAGTCCATTTTCAATAAGGTAACTAAAGTAAGCAAGAGATTGATTTCATGGAAGAACTCTCAGGACCCAGCTCCAGGATTATTCTCCAGCGGGTTACAGGAGAATAACCAGTCCGTACTCCTCTGGAACATGAGCAAGCCCTACTGGACTTCAGGGCCCTGGAATGGCCGTACATTCAGCAAGGAAGTGCCAGTGAGGTCGTCAGCCACCATGGTTAACGTTACATGTGATGCTAACTCTGAAGAGTTCTACTGCTCCTTCAACCTCAATAACAACTCTAGGTCCCATGTGATCCTGGACTTTGTGATGGATGTCACAGGACAGTTGAAGGCGGTGTTGTGGGAGGAGTCCACCCAACGATGGAATCCATTCTTCGCCGTGCCCGAAGCTCAGTGTGACGTCACTGCATTATGTGGCCCTTTCGGTAGGCTGCACGAGCGTAAATCGCCCTCGAGTCACGGTGCGTCGAGGGTTTTCGACCAGCAGGTCACCAATAGTCTGGGCTTTGAGTGA